The Helicobacter fennelliae nucleotide sequence TTATCCCAATTTCGTAAGGTTTGTATGGTAACACCAAGAATCTTCGAGGCTTGTCCTATTGCAATTAATTTATTCATAGGAGCATTTTATCAAATTTTTATAATGATGGCAAGTTAAAAACTACAAATAATTAATATATATTTATAGTTTTTTATAGATTATTTTAATATGTTATTAACCCATAGATTCCACCCTTGCAATACCAAAATAGATTCTATGATTACTATGCAAAGCAAATTACATTAATAATAAACTTTATGCAAAAGAAGCTAAAAGCTAGATTATCATAAACGAGCCAAAAGCAGAATCTAAACTCCCATTATGCCGATTCTTTGCTTGTTATACAAAGGATTGCACGCTATATCAATGATAGCAATCGCATAATCAGCATAGCTTATTTTGGATTCTTTGTTGGCATTGAGCCTGAATTCCTCGCCGATGATTTGGTATCTGCCCTCTCTTGGCGCATGTGGTATAAATAAAGCTGGTGGACTGACATATACCCAATGCAGTGTTTTTTGCGTGCGCAAAAAGTCCAAAACCTCTGCCTGTGCGCTTGCTATCGCTCTGTATTCTTGCGGAAATTGCGGTAAATCAAGCAGTCGCATTGTGTGCGCATTGTTTATATACATACTTCCGACTCCACCCACGACAATGACTTGCTTCGCTTTGCGTAAGAATCGCGCTTAAATGCTGTATATGTGCTCTAAATAAACTCATCTCTTTGGCTTCTCTAAATGCATCAATCACAGCATAAAACCCTTGCAAGTCGCGTGAGTCAAGCGCAAAAATGTCTTTTTGAATAATACTAAGATGTGTATCTTGTAGTATGAGCTTTTTGGCATCTCCGACAAAAGCACTCACTTCATGCCCTCTTGCCAAAGCCTCTTTGGTAATGAGGCTTCCAGCCTTCCCGCTTGCTGCCAAAACCGCTATTTTCATCACTTCTCCTTGAGATCACCCCTAGGATTCACCTTATCAGCCTTGCCTCCATAACTCACACTATACATTACCATTACAATTCCTAATATACAAGTAAGCAAATGCCAAAATCAAAATTTTTGTGGTTTTCATCATTTTGAGATATAAGTTAAGATACAAGCAAGCAGATTTTAGGGTTGTGTAGAAATTTTTAGACAAGCAAAAACACAAAAAGTGTAACATAAGCGTTCATTGTAGGTTTGCAGGCTAAAAATTTCAAACTCCCTGAAATATAGCTTCTCAAGCAAAGCGTTCGGGCAAAGCCCCATTAGTGCATAGCAAAATAGCAAAAAAGAGAAGATTTAGCTCTCATGGAAACGAGAATCTAGAATCTAAGATTCCTATCTGTGCGATTAAGATTCTCGTTTTGTAGAATCTAAAATTTTCTCAATGCTTTGAAAATATTTTAATTATTTTCAATCACAAGATAATAAACTCTATGACAAAAGCTAGGTTCTACCAAAAGATTTTTTCATATCAATCACATAGCGGAATTTTGCCTTGCCGCTTGTGAGGTTATGATACGCCTCATCGATTTTATCAGCAGTGATAATCTCTGTCTCTGGGTAGATTTTATGTTTCAAGCTAAAATCTAGCATCTCTTGCGTCTCAGCGATTCCGCCGATCATAGAGCCATAGACTTTTTTATTTGCCGCAAAGACTAAGCGCGTCATATCGTTTTCTACGCTCTCTCCTGTTGGCGGTAGCCCGACAATCGCAAGCTCTCCGCCGTGTTTAAGCAGATTGACATATTCCATTGGATCATAGCGCGTAGGAATGGTAGAGATGATAAAATCAAAACGTTCTTTCACATTAGCTAAAGAATCTGTCGTATAAAGCGCCTTTGCGCCAAGTTTTAGTGCTTCAGCCTCTTTGTTTTTATTGCGGGCAAACACGCTAACTTCTGCGCCAAGTTTTAGCGCGTATTTGAGTGCCATTACGCCAAGCCCGCCAAAGCCAGCCACGGCTACCTTGCTTCCTTTGCCAACTTTGCTAAATTTTATGGGGCTGTAAGTTGTGATACCAGCACACAAAAGCGGCGCGACTTTTTCTAAGGGTGCATCTTGTGGCACACATACCGCAAAATCCTCGCTCACCACGATGTTATTGCTATATCCTCCGTAAGTTGGCTCATCATTATGAAAGCAATCTTTGCAGTCATAAGTCAGCACCATTTTGCCATTGTCGCAAAACTGCTCGCGCCCTTCTTTACACGACTCGCATTCTCCGCAGGAATTCACCATGCAGCCAACGCCCGCATAATCGCCGGGCTTAAACTTAGAGACTTTCTCGCCCACGGCTACCACGCGCCCAGCGATTTCATGTCCGGGCACCATAGGGTAGATTCCCTCATGCCATTCACTCCTTGCGCTATGAATGTCGCTGTGGCAGATTCCAGCAAACAAAATCTCAATCAAAATGTCGCGCTCACCTAATGCGTGGCGACTGCCCTCAAAACCCCTAAAATTTGCACTCTTAGAATCCACCGCAAAGCCCTTAAAGCTTATGCGCTTGCCCTCTTTTGCCTCGTTGATGTAGTTTTGCATAGTTGCTCCTTTGTATAAAATTACAATGGCATTATAAAGCCTAACACCTAGTGTTTGTCAAGAGTAAATCATAAAAAATGACAAGAATTTGTAAGCAAGTAAGATAAGTAAGCAAAAAAGTATCGTATAAGTCGTGGATAAAATCGATTACAAAAAAAGAAAAGAAAAGAATAATCCCAACCCAAAAAGGTTAAGGATTATTAATGATTAAAGCTTGCTTGCGTGAGATTTGAGGTATTGTTTGACGCCATCAGCTGTTGGTTTCATTCCTTCTTGACCTTTTTGCCAACCAGCAGGGCAAACTTCTCCATGCTCTTGCACAAACAATAGCGCATCTGCCATTCTTAGCATTTCGTCCATATTGCGACCGAGTGGAAGATCATTGATTACAGCATGTCGCACGACTTGATCTTTATCAATCAAAAAGCTTCCACGCAGTGCAACAGCGCCATTTACAAGCACATCATAATCTCTTGAGATTTGTTTTGTGATGTCAGATACCATAGGAAATGTTACATTGCCGATTCCGCCTTGATCGATAGGTGTGTTTTTCCATGCGAAATGCACTACATCAGAATCGATAGAAACACCAATTACATTGAATCCTTTTTCAGCAAAATCTTTTACTCTATGATCCATTGCTAAAATTTCACTAGGGCAAACAAAAGTAAAATCTTTTGGCCAAAAAAACACTATTGCGCCATTTTTTCCTAAATTTTTTGAAAGTTCAAAATCTTCAACAATTTGATTATTTGGTAAAACTGCTGGAGCCTTAAAATCTGGGGCTTTTCTTGTTACTAACATAGTTATGTCTCCTTGTTTAATATGTAATTTAGACTGATAACAATGGATAATTATTATCATTTGAGATTGTAGCTTGTAATTGTTAATTTATTCTCAGACTTCTAGAGTTTTCATCTCTAAATAATGGAATAAATCATATAAACTTATATTTTTTTGCTAAGATTAGGTTTTTATGTTTTGAGAAGGAGTGTTATGCAGCATTTATTTATTATAGAAGTCAAATACCAAACAAGCCTTGAAGTCGTAGAATCCCACCTTGCCAACCACCGCTCATTCTTGCAAGAATGGTATAAAAAAGGTGTCTTGCTTGCCTCAGGACCGCAGAATCCAAAAGTAGGCGGAATGATTATCGGCAGATTTGAATCCCTTGACAAAGCCAAAGAATTTACCAAACAAGATCCTTTCTACACGCATAATATCGCTACATATCATTTCACAGAATTTGATCCTGTGCTTCATGATGAATGTATAAATAATTTCTTAAATCACAACTAGCACAAGGACAAAAGTCATGAATCAAATCATTCATTTTATCGTAGATACAATTGGTAGCTTTGGCTATCCGGGCATTTTTATCATGATGTTTTTAGAATCAAGCTTTTTTCCATTTCCTTCAGAAGTGGTGATGATTCCGGCTGGATATTTGGCTTACAAAAACGAAATGAATATATCCCTAGCTCTACTTTCTGGAGCATTAGGAAGCCTGGCTGGAGCGATTTTTAATTATATTTTGGCGATATATTTTGGTCGTGCGTTTTTACTCAAATTTGGCAAATATTTCTTTTTCACCGAAAAAACAATGACTAAAAT carries:
- a CDS encoding NAD(P)-dependent oxidoreductase, which produces MRLLDLPQFPQEYRAIASAQAEVLDFLRTQKTLHWVYVSPPALFIPHAPREGRYQIIGEEFRLNANKESKISYADYAIAIIDIACNPLYNKQRIGIMGV
- a CDS encoding NAD(P)H-binding protein, encoding MKIAVLAASGKAGSLITKEALARGHEVSAFVGDAKKLILQDTHLSIIQKDIFALDSRDLQGFYAVIDAFREAKEMSLFRAHIQHLSAILTQSEASHCRGWSRKYVYKQCAHNATA
- a CDS encoding NAD(P)-dependent alcohol dehydrogenase, with amino-acid sequence MQNYINEAKEGKRISFKGFAVDSKSANFRGFEGSRHALGERDILIEILFAGICHSDIHSARSEWHEGIYPMVPGHEIAGRVVAVGEKVSKFKPGDYAGVGCMVNSCGECESCKEGREQFCDNGKMVLTYDCKDCFHNDEPTYGGYSNNIVVSEDFAVCVPQDAPLEKVAPLLCAGITTYSPIKFSKVGKGSKVAVAGFGGLGVMALKYALKLGAEVSVFARNKNKEAEALKLGAKALYTTDSLANVKERFDFIISTIPTRYDPMEYVNLLKHGGELAIVGLPPTGESVENDMTRLVFAANKKVYGSMIGGIAETQEMLDFSLKHKIYPETEIITADKIDEAYHNLTSGKAKFRYVIDMKKSFGRT
- a CDS encoding peroxiredoxin, which gives rise to MLVTRKAPDFKAPAVLPNNQIVEDFELSKNLGKNGAIVFFWPKDFTFVCPSEILAMDHRVKDFAEKGFNVIGVSIDSDVVHFAWKNTPIDQGGIGNVTFPMVSDITKQISRDYDVLVNGAVALRGSFLIDKDQVVRHAVINDLPLGRNMDEMLRMADALLFVQEHGEVCPAGWQKGQEGMKPTADGVKQYLKSHASKL
- a CDS encoding YciI family protein, which codes for MQHLFIIEVKYQTSLEVVESHLANHRSFLQEWYKKGVLLASGPQNPKVGGMIIGRFESLDKAKEFTKQDPFYTHNIATYHFTEFDPVLHDECINNFLNHN